A single window of Botrytis cinerea B05.10 chromosome 3, complete sequence DNA harbors:
- the Bcgst25 gene encoding Bcgst25, producing MAFGTLYTYPGNPRSTAIRAVAKANNIELDIVETEPAKGVSEDYLKINKLGKVPTFVGADGFTLHEAIAIAIYVTSQNEKTTLLGKTKQDYASILKWMSFFNSEVLTSLGGWFRPLMGRDPYNKKNVDDSIKATAKCISVIEEHLLNNTYLAGERITLADLFAAGIISRGFQFFFDKKWRAENPNTARWYATVYNQPIYSAVVEPLALIDEPTLKNQAPKKAEAPKAEKPKKEAAKPKAKEVEEEEEEAPAAPKAKHPLESLAKPTIPLDEWKRQYSNQETPDALKWFWENFNAEEYSLWTVDYKYNDELTQVFMTSNLIGGFFARLEASRKYIFGCASVYGTANDSIIKGAFVIRGQEALPAFDVAPDYESYEFTKLDASKPEDREFVNEQWTWEKPLVVNGKEYPWADGKVFK from the exons ATGGCTTTCGGAACTCTCTACACCTACCCA GGCAACCCCCGCTCAACTGCCATTCGTGCAGTTGCAAAGGCCAACAACATCGAGCTCGACATCGTCGAGACCGAACCAGCTAAGGGTGTCTCTGAGGATTACCTCAAGATCAACAAGCTCGGCAAAGTCCCAACTTTCGTCGGTGCTGACGGCTTCACCCTCCACGAGGCCATTGCCATCGCCATCTATG TCACCTCCCAAAACGAGAAGACCACCCTCCTCGGTAAGACCAAGCAAGACTATGCTTCTATCTTGAAGTGGATgtctttcttcaactctgAGGTTCTCACATCCCTCGGTGGTTGGTTCCGTCCTCTCATGGGCCGTGACCCATACAACAAGAAGAACGTCGATGACTCCATCAAGGCCACTGCCAAGTGCATCTCCGTCATTGAGGAGCACCTCTTGAACAACACCTACCTCGCCGGTGAGCGTATCACTCTCGCCGATTTGTTTGCTGCTGGTATCATCTCCCGTGgtttccaattcttcttcgacaaGAAGTGGAGAGCTGAGAACCCAAACACTGCCCGTTGGTACGCTACCGTCTACAACCAGCCAATCTACTCCGCTGTTGTTGAACCTCTCGCTTTGATCGACGAGCCAACTCTCAAGAACCAAGCACCAAAGAAGGCTGAGGCACCAAAGGCCGAGAAGCCAAAGAAGGAGGCTGCCAAGCCAAAGGCCAAGGAAgtcgaggaggaggaggaggaagccCCAGCTGCACCAAAGGCAAAGCACCCTCTCGAGTCTTTGGCAAAGCCCACCATTCCTCTCGATGAGTGGAAGCGTCAATACTCTAACCAAGAGACTCCCGATGCCCTCAAGTGGTTCTGGGAGAACTTCAACGCTGAGGAATACTCCTTGTGGACTGTTGACTACAAGTACAATGATGAGCTTACTCAAGTCTTCATGACCTCCAACTTGATCGGTGGTTTCTTCGCTCGTCTTGAGGCTTCCCGCAAGTACATCTTCGGATGTGCTTCCGTCTACGGTACCGCCAACGACAGCATCATCAAGGGTGCTTTCGTCATCCGTGGTCAAGAGGCTCTCCCAGCTTTCGATGTCGCCCCTGACTATGAGAGCTACGAGTTCACCAAGCTTGACGCCAGCAAGCCAGAGGACAGAGAGTTCGTCAACGAGCAATGGACCTGGGAGAAGCCACTTGTCGTTAACGGCAAGGAGTACCCATGGGCTGACGGAAAGGTCTTCAAGTAA